The sequence ATCTACCTATCCGTTGCTGTACAATAAGTGGTACTGGAGTCCTCTGCCGTCTCCACCGTCCCGCACCAGTCCTCTTGTTGCAGCGGCGGTGATTGACAACTCCACCATATGCGCGTCATCCAAGAACGGCACATACACCTTTGATATTTCGAGGGAGGTGTGGAGCCACACTGGCAGCTGGGTGCTGCCCTTCCACCGCGCAGCAGAGTATGTCCCTGAGCTTGGACTCTGGTTCGGCCTCCAGGCCCCTGGCACCTGGCAAAATCGCTTATGTGCATTTGACCTTTCATCCTCTGCCATGGCGGAATCTGCTCCTTCACCCCTGCATGATTGGGAATACCTCGATCTCCTCCCCGACGAGTTGCTGCCGGTGGGGCGTGCCTTGGTGAACCTGGGCTCGGGCAAGTTTTGCATCGCGACCCACTGCAGGAAGGATAGGTCTGCACTCCAGGAGGAGGACGAGCTGGAGAATATTAGGAGTTTGGGTGGAAATGGGGGTGTGCAAACTCTCTTGACTGGCGTGGAGGTGGTCCGCTGCGCCGACGGGCTCCAGCTTATCCACCACAAGTCCCAACGTTACAACATTGAAAACTTAAGTATCCACTGTGTGCTCTGACTCGTTTTATTACCTATCCGATCATCCCAATCTGAGCCATGTAGTACTAGTTAGTTAGCTTTACCTAGTGGCTGGATGCATCACTCTGTTATGATTACCTGTAAGTCGGGACTTACAAAATAATACTCCTACTACTTTATTTATTGGACTGCAGATTTTGTTTTATAATTTTTTTGGAGTTTGCTGTTGATGCTGCCAAACATCGATTTTTCTTGGCTATGTTTCATGCCTTGCATCAACTGTGGTGTTTTAAGCCTCAATAGTTTGTTTTTTCCTCATGCTGACCCGTTTTGTCCCTGGCTTAATAAGaattactactcccttcgtcagaaaatacttgtcatcaaaatggataaaaaaagatgtatctagaactaaaatacatctagatacatcttcttttatttattttgatgaaagtatttccggacggagggagtatttcttagGCAGTGCTACACTTGCGGTTGTTTTTTCACAGATGAAAGTGTCATCATTAGATTGGGTAGAGGATGGCCCCACAC comes from Triticum aestivum cultivar Chinese Spring chromosome 5B, IWGSC CS RefSeq v2.1, whole genome shotgun sequence and encodes:
- the LOC123111805 gene encoding uncharacterized protein, which gives rise to MDRKFLNMVLHEYGSRMYSLCRIKLSTHLFYPTAKDATTAHEDANARKKKHGGWPSTISSCKRPPSTLVNFSVPPSTAAASNMRFFSLLPEQGESSVMFTDPSCNSAVYDMDMKSFVLAPSSYFCKPYDSITVSIRNRCSSGNFLDHEDDHGLYVMNSLDDSFEFFSYCKVGLSTYPLLYNKWYWSPLPSPPSRTSPLVAAAVIDNSTICASSKNGTYTFDISREVWSHTGSWVLPFHRAAEYVPELGLWFGLQAPGTWQNRLCAFDLSSSAMAESAPSPLHDWEYLDLLPDELLPVGRALVNLGSGKFCIATHCRKDRSALQEEDELENIRSLGGNGGVQTLLTGVEVVRCADGLQLIHHKSQRYNIENLSIHCVL